CGCGACATCGGCCGGGATCTGCTCGGGCGAGAGCATCGCCAGTAGCGGCGCCTGATCCGGAGCGAGGCCGTTGACGTTGACCGGGGAGAGATCGGTAACCGGCAAAGCGCAGATCAGGGGACGCACGGCTTCATACACTTCTGGGGTCACGCCAGAGACCGCGCGAAGTTCGCTGCGATCGACGAACAGGCTGTTGGCGGTGCGATACTGCCGATAGGCCTCGTCCTCGCCGCCCGCGGGCAATGCTGCGGTGTCGCTGTCGATCCAGTCGGTTGCGGCGGCGGCAACCTGCCGCGCCTTTGCCTCGGGGATTCCGAGCACCCGCATCAGGCCGGTGAACTGGGCGATGCCGACCGGGCGGGCACGCAGGCCGACCGCTGCATTGCCCTGCACGAGCGAGTTCAGGTTGAAGCAATTGCCGCCGTCGCGAATGCGGGCGGTGACGGTGCCCCCTTCCGGCAGGGTGATCGTCCGGGTCTGGCCGGACGGTTTCATCTCGAGCGGCGCCGAGCCCGTATCTCGGCCAAGCAGATCGTCGATCTGCAAGGTCACCAGCATCTCGACGCCGTCGGCATAGGCACGTGCCTGGCCGACCGCCGAGGCATTGGCGGCGAGGGCGGTGGCGAAACGAAGCCGCTCCAGCGCCGACGCGGCCACCGCGCCGATCACGGCGACGAGCACGAGCACGGTGATCAGCGCCGCCCCTTTTTCGCGCGGTGCCGGGGTCATCCGCGGCCGCTTCCGACCAGGAAGACCATGCGCAGCGGCTGCTTCGCGTCGATCGTCATTTCGATGGCGCGCGGAAGCTGTTGCGGCTGCACCGGGTCCCATCGGTCCCGCCAGGCGCCGTCCGGCCCGCGGAAGCGCAATCTGAGGCCGGCAACCGGGCCGAGCAGCCGCTGTGCCGGCAACGGCGCGGCGCCGTCGACCAGTGGCCAGGCGACCCGCTCCAAGGCGCCATCGACGACCCGATATTCCACCCGCTGGATCGAGGGGCGTGCGGCATTGTCCTCATTGTCCCAGCCGGCACGGACCAGATCGATCGTGCCGCCGGCGGCGCTCAACGCCGGCAGCGTGCGTCCGGCGGCGTCGCGGTGGGGACGGGGCAGAGCCTGGGCGAAATCGGCGGCGATGATCGTGCTGGTCCGCTGCAGGGCCGCGGTGTCGGAGAGCTTGTCCTTCACCCCCTCCTGAACCCGGGCGCTGCCCGACAGCAGCATGGCGCCCGCCGCGGAGAGCAAGGCGAAGATGATCAAAGCGACCATCAATTCGACCAGAGTGAAGCCGTTGCGAGTCACGCGCCGGCCTTCCGGAACATGGTCAGCCGCGCCGCGGGGCGGGCCGAGGCGCCGGCGACGACCACGTCGATGCGCAGGATGCGGGGCTCCGGCGAGTAGGAGGTGCGCCGCACAAAGGCCCAGGTGCGGCCGCCATTCACTTCCTGGCCACGCGCGACGCCGAGCGCGGGCGGGCGCGGATCGGTGACGGCCTCGATGGCGACGTTGCGGGCGACGAGTTGGGCGACGGCATGGTCCTGAAGCGTCGCCGTGCCGGAGAGGCTGACGGATTGGAGCCGGACCAGCGCCAGTGCCGCGATGCTGAACACGGTGAGCGCGACGAGCATCTCCACCAGGGTGAAGCCCGCTTCCCGCTCAGCGCGCGACATCGATCTCGCCCCGGTCATCGGTGCGCACGAGCGCCCGTTCGCCGTTGCGGCGAAGCTCGATCGCGATCGGATCGGCGATTCCGGTCGGATCGAAGCGGATCCGTGCCTGCGCCGATGCGATTGCGGTGCCCTGCTGCCACGCTGCCGGCGCGAGCGGCGGTTCGGCGATGGTCTGCCAGCGCCCGTCCTCCCGGTTCTCGAAGGCATAGCCGTGCGTATCTACGGTAAGGGCGAGCGGCCGGTTCGAGAGCACGGCCTTCTGACGGGCGGCGTGAATGCGCGCGGCGAAGCGCTCCGCCTCGTCGCGGACGCGATGGCCGGGGCGCGGCAGCGCAAGCGCAGCGACGGAACAGGCGAGCGCCAGGATGGTCATGACGACGAGCAGTTCGACGAGGGTGAAGCCGTGCTCGCGCCCCTGCATCACAGACCGCCCGCCAGCGCGTCGATCTGCAGGATCGGCAACAGCACCGAAAGCACGATCACCGCCACCACGACGCCCATCACCACGATGATCGCCGGCTCGAGCAAGGCAAGCATCGTGGTGGTGAACATGTCGAACTCGCGCTCGAGATAGTCAGCGGCCCGCTCCAGCATCGTATCGAGCTGGCCGCTCGCTTCGCCGCTCGATGCCAGCGAGACCAGCAGCGGCGGAAACACCGCGGCATTGCGCAGCGCACCCGAGAGGCTGCCGCCGGTGCGCACCGTCTCCGCGGTGCGCTGTGTTGCCGCGCGCAACGCCCGATTGTGCACGGTCTGCGCGGTGAGCTTCAGGCCATCGACCAACGGCAACCGCGATTCCAGCATCGTCGCCAGCGTGCGCGCCATCCGCGCCGCGTGAAGATCGCGAAGCAGCCGTCCGGCAAAAGGGGTTCGCAGCAGCAGTGCGTCGCGGCGGAGGCGCCGCACCTCGCTCCGCATCGAAACGGCGGCGAGACCCCAGGCCGCGAGGGCAGCAAGCGCGATCGCCCACCAATAGCCGGCGAGCAGGTGCGAGACGCCGATCACGATGCGGGTGAGCAGGGGAAGTTGCTGACCGATATCCTCGAACTGCTCGACGACGCGGGGTACGACGAACACCATCAGGGCAAGCACGACGAAGCTCGCGACGACGGCGAGGATGATCGGGTAAGCGAGGGCGCTGATCACCTTCGAACGCACCTGCGCCTGGCGCTCGAGCAACATGGCGAGTCGTTCGAGGATCGTCGGCAGGCTGCCGGAACGCTCGCCGGCCGAGATCATCGCGCGGTAGAGCGGCGGGAAACTGCGCGGCTCCCGCGCCATCGCTTCGGAGAGCTGCCGTCCCTCGACGACGCCGCCATGCACCACCTCGATCACCCGACGGATGCGCGGACGCTCGCTTTGCCGGATGAGCGTGCGCAGCGCTTCTTCGAGCGGCGTCACCTGCACGAGGGTGGAAAGCTGGCGGGTGAAGATCGCGAGCTGGTTGGAGGGCAGAGTGTCGCGCACGAACAGCGGCCGTGCCCAGAATGGCTGAGCCGTGACCGGCGCACCGGATTCGAGGCGAACGACGTAGAGGCGCTTCGCCTGCAGCGCGGCGCGCGCGCCCTCCGCCGTCGGCGCGCGCAGGGATCCGGTCTGCTCCCGGCCCGCGGTGTCGAGCGCAAGATAGGTGAACTCCGTCACGCGGCGGCAGTCGAATCGTCGGCCAACATGCGCGAAGGCTAGAAGCCGGGGATGACAGGCCGGTGCCGGTTTTGTTGCACTTTTGCGACAAGACCGCCGCGTCTTCTGTCGTCAGTCTGTCACAAAGTTCGGCTTGGATAGGCGCACGGGAATCATGTTGCCGGGCGATGCGCCGGCGCAGCCGGGGACTCCGATTTGTATCAAAACATGGACTATGCGGAGG
The nucleotide sequence above comes from Sphingosinicella sp. BN140058. Encoded proteins:
- the gspK gene encoding type II secretion system minor pseudopilin GspK is translated as MTPAPREKGAALITVLVLVAVIGAVAASALERLRFATALAANASAVGQARAYADGVEMLVTLQIDDLLGRDTGSAPLEMKPSGQTRTITLPEGGTVTARIRDGGNCFNLNSLVQGNAAVGLRARPVGIAQFTGLMRVLGIPEAKARQVAAAATDWIDSDTAALPAGGEDEAYRQYRTANSLFVDRSELRAVSGVTPEVYEAVRPLICALPVTDLSPVNVNGLAPDQAPLLAMLSPEQIPADVARAAIAARPPGGWQSVQAFWNSPALADRFPTTETASQFAVRPHWVRVDIEGDFAGSDMFETSLIDARQAPSRLVQRSWTRES
- the gspF gene encoding type II secretion system inner membrane protein GspF; this translates as MTEFTYLALDTAGREQTGSLRAPTAEGARAALQAKRLYVVRLESGAPVTAQPFWARPLFVRDTLPSNQLAIFTRQLSTLVQVTPLEEALRTLIRQSERPRIRRVIEVVHGGVVEGRQLSEAMAREPRSFPPLYRAMISAGERSGSLPTILERLAMLLERQAQVRSKVISALAYPIILAVVASFVVLALMVFVVPRVVEQFEDIGQQLPLLTRIVIGVSHLLAGYWWAIALAALAAWGLAAVSMRSEVRRLRRDALLLRTPFAGRLLRDLHAARMARTLATMLESRLPLVDGLKLTAQTVHNRALRAATQRTAETVRTGGSLSGALRNAAVFPPLLVSLASSGEASGQLDTMLERAADYLEREFDMFTTTMLALLEPAIIVVMGVVVAVIVLSVLLPILQIDALAGGL
- a CDS encoding GspH/FimT family pseudopilin, with translation MQGREHGFTLVELLVVMTILALACSVAALALPRPGHRVRDEAERFAARIHAARQKAVLSNRPLALTVDTHGYAFENREDGRWQTIAEPPLAPAAWQQGTAIASAQARIRFDPTGIADPIAIELRRNGERALVRTDDRGEIDVAR
- the gspJ gene encoding type II secretion system minor pseudopilin GspJ, translated to MTRNGFTLVELMVALIIFALLSAAGAMLLSGSARVQEGVKDKLSDTAALQRTSTIIAADFAQALPRPHRDAAGRTLPALSAAGGTIDLVRAGWDNEDNAARPSIQRVEYRVVDGALERVAWPLVDGAAPLPAQRLLGPVAGLRLRFRGPDGAWRDRWDPVQPQQLPRAIEMTIDAKQPLRMVFLVGSGRG
- the gspI gene encoding type II secretion system minor pseudopilin GspI, which gives rise to MSRAEREAGFTLVEMLVALTVFSIAALALVRLQSVSLSGTATLQDHAVAQLVARNVAIEAVTDPRPPALGVARGQEVNGGRTWAFVRRTSYSPEPRILRIDVVVAGASARPAARLTMFRKAGA